TGAGGAGCTGATTAAAGTTTCAAAGATTCGCTCAACAGGGAATGCCCTAATCACCAAAAAGCCAATAGAAAAGCTCTCGTTGGAAGTTGTTTTAGATAAAGATTTTGAACGCTACGCTGAATATCCTTGTTATGCGAGTTTCAATTTTAAAGTCTGGTGCGATTGTAGAGGCGAAAATCCATCGAACGAGGCTGCTGAGAAATTTTACAAAGAAGAAGTCAATCCTGTTTTTGACAGTTTTAAAAGTGAAGTGTCAAGAGCGTAGTATCTTGAATAACTTATCAAAAACGACCGCTTTGATGCGGTCATTTTGTGTGCAAACGGATTTGCAACTTATTTGTTATCGCCATAGAAACCGTGATCGGAATACTGAGACCACATTTCGAACATCGTTAAGTAATTGTTCTTGATGTATTTTTGTATGGTCGATAGCTCTTTGTCTGAAAGCGTTCCTCTTTTTTGGACTATGGTATCGCCATTCGATTTAATGAATAATTTCGCAGAACCAGTTTCTGTCAGTTTTGTATCGCTAGCATGAGCGTGGATACATTCGACGATACATGCCATCGTGAAATAGAGATAGTAGCCTGCAATTTTGAAGGGAAAATATTTAGGCATTAGTCGTTACCAATCAAGTCTTTGTTTTTAAGGTAATAGGCTTGGACGAGGGCTAGGCGAGCATCGTCCATTGACGACATAACCATATCTCCATCTTTGTTGAGTACGCAGGCTTGGTCGGGATTGCTTAGATAGAGAATCTTGATATCGCCGTTTTCTGTAACTGTGAACGAATAATTGGCGATAATCATGTCTGCATTGTCTGCAATTTCTTTAAGCTGTTGCTCGGACATCTTTTACCTCGACAGACTTTATCGGTTGCAAAAAAGTTTTCGGGTCAATGTAAAGGTTTTCAAGTATCGGAATTAGGTCGATGTAGTCTTCGACAAGTTTATCTTGGTTATGACTATAAACGGCTTCGACCACAATATAGCCTTTGTCCCATTCTTTGACCTTCGCAATTCTGACGAGACTATACGGTCCTTTAAACCGGATTGTTCGTCCGTTAAATGAGAAGGATATGTAACTCCCGTCATTTGACAATAGAGCTTTTGAATTGACCATGTTCTTAATATACATTTTTTGATTGATTATCGTTGATAAAAAACGACCCCGGCGCAGTTCAACTGGCCGGGGGAATATTCTTTGCGGCGAAGCCGCCTATCTTAAACTAATGACTATTAATCAGTAACGTGCCGTTTACTTCGAAAGTTTTTCAGTAAGTCCCATAAGCATGTTCAAGCCGACTGCGTCCATGGCAGTGCTTGCGCCGCCCTTGGAGTCGCCGGTCATCATGATTTCCGGGACGAGCGGGTGTGCGGACTTGGCAAGAGCTTCTGCAACACCGACTTTGGTCTTGTAATCCCATTCGGCGCGTTCTTGCGGAGTCAAACCGGCGCTGACGAGGGCCCTGTTTGCGGCGGCTTCAGCTTCTTTTTCGGCCTTGATTTTCTTAGCGACTTCGAGAGCTCTTAAAGCTTCGAGGCGGGCGACTTCTTGTTCCTTCTGAGCTTGGAGAACGGCCACGTCGCGTTCCTTTTCAGCCTGCGTCACAGCCTTGATCTTTTCCACTTCCTGGTCGGCCTTGGCCTGGGCGATGCGAGCCTTACCTTCGGCTTCGGCGGTGATGGCGGCCTGCTTTGCGGTTTCAGCGGCGGTGGCGTTTGATACGCGCTTCATTTCGCGGTCCTTCACGATGTCGAGCTGCTGTTGAGCCTTCTGGTCGAGGCGGACGTTCTGGATTTCGAACTGCACCACTCTGATGCCGTAAAGACGGAGTGCCGAGGGCTTTGTCAAGATGCGGTTGCCGTTCTTATCGAGTTTCAGCTTTGTGACCTTGTATTCTTGCGTTTCGGCTTTCTTGATGATTTTGCCTTCGGAATCGTATTCGTCTTCGCCGGCCTTTTCGGTAAGCACTTCGATCGTGGTGAGGTATTCACCTTCCGTGAGTTGGTCTTCGGCGATTCTTCTGAATTCGGCAATCTTTGTCACCTTGGCTTCTTCGGCGGTGAAGAGCGGTGCGGTCTTTCTAACGGCGGAGAGCACGGAGTTTCTGACAAGGTCATGCTTGAGCTTCTTGTCGGAGCGCTGTTCTCGGTGGATTTTCACGAGGTCTTCGCAGTCCGTCGGGAGCTGGTATTTGAGGTAGCCACTGATTTCGGCGTTTGCGTTTCGGGACAAGGTAACGGAAATATCGTCCTCGTCATCGTCGCCGCCTTCCCAGCCTTCGCCCTTTACCTTGTCTGTAGATGAGTTGAAGTAGAAGTCCTTGGTTCTGTCGTAAGAGTAGATGCTTGCAAATCCCTTGAAGTAAAAACCGGCGTGGTCGATGCAGGAGAGGGTACCAAACGGAGACTGCTTCACAAGAAGCTGCGTTGCACTGTTGTAACCGATATTGCACTTGAGCAAAATAAGAGCGATAACAACGATGACCGCGACAATGATTGCTTTTGTGTAATTCTTTTGGGGAAGCTGTATTTTGGGTTGCACTTTGGGCTGTAATTTGGATTCTGTTTCCATTGTTTTTTCCTTCTTTAGTTTATGCAAACATAATATAGTTATTGCACCGCGTTTGTCAGTGTAAGCGCCGTCGTTCTTTCGGTGCTGCTCTTGACAATGTCCGCAATCGTCTGGCGGGCTTCTTCGCCTTCGGGGGCGGGGTAGAGGGGGAACACGTGTCCCAGTTCTTCGCCAACGTGGAGCGTGACGGATACGCCTGCCGCCTTCATTTTTTCACCGCAATTGACGATGTCGGGGTAGAATACTTCCCAGGTGCCGACGAAAATGTCGGTGGGCGGGAGCCCTTGCATGTTGCCGTAGAGAGGCGATACCGTCGGGTCGTGCGCATCCATGCCGTTTGCCCAAGATAGACCAAATTGATGTAGTTCGTCAATATGAAGCCAGTTGTCGTATTCTGCTATGGATTCATCGCCACCCGTGATGTCGACCCACGGTGAAATCAGGATGAGGTGCATGGGCGAGGGGAGCGATTGCTCTTGGATTTCTTCAGCGAGCGCAAGTGAAAAACCGCCACCGGCACTGTCACCCATAATGATGATTTTGCTTGCGGGGAAGCGTTTCAAGAGTTCGCTGTAGAGCTTTAATACGAGTGTATGGGCTTCGAGCGCCGTATGTTCCGGCAAAAGGGGGTAGTCCGGCATGACCCAACCGCAGCCAGTCGCCTTTGAAATTTCAGAAAGAATCTTCCAGTGGGATGGCGTAATGCCTTGCCTGTAGCCACCGCCGTGGAGGTAGAGGATGACGGGCTTGGTTTCGTCTGCGGCCGCCATCTCGTAAACGTGCATGCCCTCGATTTGATATTCTTTTACGGGTCGCTTGTCGACGCTCACCAATGAGACAATCGCTACGAGCGCGAGCAATAAACAGGGCAAGAATATCTTTGCAAATTTCATACGAGGGGGCAATTACACCAGAGTTCTCGACAATATACTTTTTCCGTCGTGTAAACTCAAGTAAAAAAAAGAAGACCCCGCAACAGTGTGCGGGGCGACAATTCTAATAACTATTGACTAATGACCAATGACTAGAATTCAATCAAGCCCTTGGCTTCGTCAGCGAGGATGACCTTCGTTGCCATGTTGATGAACAGGCCGTGTCCGACGATACCCACGATGTGTTCCAGATCACGGGCGAGCTTGTCCGGGTCTGCGATGGGGGCGAACTTTGCGTCGGCGATGAGGTTACCGCTGTCGCTAATCACCGGACCGTCCTTGCCAGGAGCGCCCATGCGAACCTTGACTTCGCCACCGAGCTTTTTCACGCGTTCGGTCACGACCGCGATAGCACCCGGGATGATTTCGAGAGGGACGGCGAACTTGGTGCCGAGCTGCTGCACGGCCTTGCCGGAGTCTGCGATAATCACGTAGTTATCCGTCATGGAGGCGACAATCTTTTCGAGGAGGTGAGCTGCACCGCGGCCCTTGATGAGGTTACGGTTCGGGTCGATTTCGTCGGCGCCGTCGATAACCATGTCGAGGTGGCTCACTTCGCCCATTTCCTTGAGCGGGATGCCGAGGCTACGGCATTGGAGTGTGGTGCTCCAGCTGGTCGAAACGCCCGTCACATGGATGCCTTCGGTCTTGATGCGTTCGGCAAGGCGGTTCACCATGTGAGCTGCCGTGCTGCCTGTGCCGAGACCGACAATCATTCCGTCCTTGATCATGTCTGCGGCACGAACGCCTGCAGCCTTCTTGAGTTCATCCATCGATGCCATTAGCGCCATCTCCTTTCGTTTGAGTCAAAATTGTCGTCGCCCATGCGATTGTCGTAACTGTCGTAGTTATCGTATCCGTCGTTAAATTCATCTTCATCCGGGAAGCCGGACTCCTGTTCGGTGAAGCTTGCCTCGACGATGTCTACAACTTCGACGTTAAAAATCAAATCCTTGCCTGCAAACGGGTGGTTCCCGTCCACAATCACGGTGTCTTCGAGAATTTCCTTGATGGTGTAAATGCCGTCGCACTGGTCATCATCGCCATCCAAATTCAAGTCGTTCACAAATTCTTCGGCGGTGTCCGGCAACTGGAATTCGCGCATGTCGTTATCCTGGTACATTTCGAGTTCCATGCCGAGCCAGAGTTCTCCGACGTCGCGGAGTTCTTCTTTCGGGACCGTGAGGATAAGGTCCTTGCGGTATTCGCCATAACCGAGATTTGCCGGAATGCTCACCGTAAACTTTTCGCCCAGACGACGCCCCGTCAATGCGTCTTCGAGTCCGGGAATAATATTGTTGTATCCGTGGATGTACACGAACGGTTGGGAGGCGGGAACTTCTTCAAGAATTCGCTTGCCTTCTCTGAGGGTGTAGGCTATGCTCACCTTCATCTTGTCTTGAATGACTACCATACATGCCCAAATGTAGTAAAATTGGTCAATTTCACCACTTATATTAAATTGTTTTTCTAAATTACGGACATGCTTTACGGTATTTGTTCAGATATCCATTCCAATGCCACCGCTTTCGAGGCTGTGCTCCAGTCCATGCGCGAAAATGGTGTGGAACGGAGAGTGTGCCTTGGTGATATTGTGGGATATGGCGTCGATACCGATGAGTGCGTCAATTTGGTTAAAGAGAACATGGATGTGTGCCTGATCGGGAACCACGACAGCGTGGCGGTCCGGTACGAATCCAGCGCCGGGTTCAACCCGTACGCGAAGCAGGCGATTGAATGGACCCAGAAGAACCTTTCCAAGGAGTCCGTGACGTATATCCGCTCGCTCCCGTACATCCAGGAAGAAAACGATATCTGCTTTGTGCATGCGTCGCCCTTGTCTCCGGCAGATTGGGTCTATGTGACCGATCTCGAGGATGCGCTGAACGCTTTTGACCATTTTTCGGAGCGCTACTGCTTTGTGGGGCATACGCATAGCCCGGTTATCATTGCTAGCCGCCCCTTGGCGATCCCGAAGATTCTGGACGAGTACGAGTACGTGATTGCGAATACCGAACGCTTGCTGGTGAACGTCGGCAGTGTGGGGCAGCCCCGCGACCGCGACCCGAGGGCCTGCTGGTGTCTGCTCGATACCGAGACCAAGTGCGTGCGGCTCATTCGAGTGGAATACGACATTCGTGAGACGCAGAACCGCATGAAAAAGCAGGGAATGCCCTCGTTTTTGATTGACCGACTATCGGTGGGGCGTTAGATGAAGTGGGTGTTGGCGGTGTTTGGTAAGGCTGGTTCCCCGTTCATTGCGGACGAGGTGGAAAAGTATGTGAAGCGTTTGCGCGGTTCTGCGATGCCTCTGGAAGTGGTGGAGCTCAAGGAATCGAAAATTGACGACCATGCCCAGGCGCTTGCTCAAGAAGCCGCTCTTTTTGAGAAAAAATTCCCGCGTAACGAGTACCGCCGAGTGATCCTCTCCGAAGAGGGCAAGCTCATGACGACGGTGAAGCTTGCCGATACGTTACAGGCCCGCTTTACGGGAAATATTGTGTTTTTGATTGGCTCCGCGTACGGCATCGACGAGAACTTAAAAAAGTCCGCCGACTTGCTCTTGAGCCTTTCTCCATTGACTTTTACCCACGACCACGCCAGGATTATTACGGTGGAGCAGCTCTACCGCGTCCAGATGGTCATGCAAAACCACCCATATCATCATAGGTAGGAGGCGGTATGTTAATTTCTGCAATTGTTGCTGTTTCTGAAAACAATGTCATCGGGCGTGACGGTCACTTGCCGTGGCACCTGTCTGCCGATCTCAAGCGCTTCAAGGCGATTACCTCGGGGCATGCCATCATCCTCGGTCGTAAGAATTATGACGATATCGGACGCCCGCTCCCGAACCGCACGAACTACGTGCTCACCCGCAACAAGGATTTCCAGGCCCCGGGCTGCATTGTCTGCTCTTCGCTCGGTGAGGCTATTGAGGCCGCTCGCGCTGCTGGTGAGACGGAATGTTTCATTATCGGTGGTGCCGCCGTGTACCGCGAAGCGATGCCACTGGTCG
This is a stretch of genomic DNA from Fibrobacter sp. UWB13. It encodes these proteins:
- a CDS encoding DUF4160 domain-containing protein, coding for MPKYFPFKIAGYYLYFTMACIVECIHAHASDTKLTETGSAKLFIKSNGDTIVQKRGTLSDKELSTIQKYIKNNYLTMFEMWSQYSDHGFYGDNK
- a CDS encoding alpha/beta hydrolase, producing MKFAKIFLPCLLLALVAIVSLVSVDKRPVKEYQIEGMHVYEMAAADETKPVILYLHGGGYRQGITPSHWKILSEISKATGCGWVMPDYPLLPEHTALEAHTLVLKLYSELLKRFPASKIIIMGDSAGGGFSLALAEEIQEQSLPSPMHLILISPWVDITGGDESIAEYDNWLHIDELHQFGLSWANGMDAHDPTVSPLYGNMQGLPPTDIFVGTWEVFYPDIVNCGEKMKAAGVSVTLHVGEELGHVFPLYPAPEGEEARQTIADIVKSSTERTTALTLTNAVQ
- the rpiA gene encoding ribose-5-phosphate isomerase RpiA, producing the protein MASMDELKKAAGVRAADMIKDGMIVGLGTGSTAAHMVNRLAERIKTEGIHVTGVSTSWSTTLQCRSLGIPLKEMGEVSHLDMVIDGADEIDPNRNLIKGRGAAHLLEKIVASMTDNYVIIADSGKAVQQLGTKFAVPLEIIPGAIAVVTERVKKLGGEVKVRMGAPGKDGPVISDSGNLIADAKFAPIADPDKLARDLEHIVGIVGHGLFINMATKVILADEAKGLIEF
- a CDS encoding dihydrofolate reductase, which encodes MLISAIVAVSENNVIGRDGHLPWHLSADLKRFKAITSGHAIILGRKNYDDIGRPLPNRTNYVLTRNKDFQAPGCIVCSSLGEAIEAARAAGETECFIIGGAAVYREAMPLVEKLYLTRVLSHVEGDVFFPEWNDKFQKESAESFPADEKNDFPTTFEIWVRKK
- a CDS encoding SPFH domain-containing protein; this encodes METESKLQPKVQPKIQLPQKNYTKAIIVAVIVVIALILLKCNIGYNSATQLLVKQSPFGTLSCIDHAGFYFKGFASIYSYDRTKDFYFNSSTDKVKGEGWEGGDDDEDDISVTLSRNANAEISGYLKYQLPTDCEDLVKIHREQRSDKKLKHDLVRNSVLSAVRKTAPLFTAEEAKVTKIAEFRRIAEDQLTEGEYLTTIEVLTEKAGEDEYDSEGKIIKKAETQEYKVTKLKLDKNGNRILTKPSALRLYGIRVVQFEIQNVRLDQKAQQQLDIVKDREMKRVSNATAAETAKQAAITAEAEGKARIAQAKADQEVEKIKAVTQAEKERDVAVLQAQKEQEVARLEALRALEVAKKIKAEKEAEAAANRALVSAGLTPQERAEWDYKTKVGVAEALAKSAHPLVPEIMMTGDSKGGASTAMDAVGLNMLMGLTEKLSK
- a CDS encoding 23S rRNA (pseudouridine(1915)-N(3))-methyltransferase RlmH, translated to MKWVLAVFGKAGSPFIADEVEKYVKRLRGSAMPLEVVELKESKIDDHAQALAQEAALFEKKFPRNEYRRVILSEEGKLMTTVKLADTLQARFTGNIVFLIGSAYGIDENLKKSADLLLSLSPLTFTHDHARIITVEQLYRVQMVMQNHPYHHR
- a CDS encoding peptidylprolyl isomerase translates to MVVIQDKMKVSIAYTLREGKRILEEVPASQPFVYIHGYNNIIPGLEDALTGRRLGEKFTVSIPANLGYGEYRKDLILTVPKEELRDVGELWLGMELEMYQDNDMREFQLPDTAEEFVNDLNLDGDDDQCDGIYTIKEILEDTVIVDGNHPFAGKDLIFNVEVVDIVEASFTEQESGFPDEDEFNDGYDNYDSYDNRMGDDNFDSNERRWR
- a CDS encoding metallophosphoesterase; its protein translation is MLYGICSDIHSNATAFEAVLQSMRENGVERRVCLGDIVGYGVDTDECVNLVKENMDVCLIGNHDSVAVRYESSAGFNPYAKQAIEWTQKNLSKESVTYIRSLPYIQEENDICFVHASPLSPADWVYVTDLEDALNAFDHFSERYCFVGHTHSPVIIASRPLAIPKILDEYEYVIANTERLLVNVGSVGQPRDRDPRACWCLLDTETKCVRLIRVEYDIRETQNRMKKQGMPSFLIDRLSVGR